A segment of the Desulfitobacterium dehalogenans ATCC 51507 genome:
GGATTATGCTACACTCCTGAAACAAAGGCTGGCCAGGAAAAAAATCAATATTGATTTGGCTCATACTATCGAACAGGCATTGGATTGGTTGGGTAAGGTCAGTTATGATGTGATTCTTCTGGATCAGCGTCTTCCCGACGGCGAAGGGCTGTCCTTATTAACACACGCCAAAGAGACCGATCCCTTTGTTGAAGTTGTGGTGCTCACAGGGCATGGCAGCCTGGAGACGGCTATTCAATCCATCAAGCAAGGTGCTTATGATTATCTTACCAAGCCCTGCAATACAACCAAACTGGAATTCACCTTGACCCAAGCTTATGAAAAAAAGCGTTTGGCAGAGCAAGCGGCAGGGCTTTCCGAAGCTTTAAGACGTCAAACCGGGAGCGAACCGATTATCGGGCAAAGCCCGGAAATAAAAGGACTTATTCATATGGTGGAAAAGGTGAAGGACAGCGAAGCAACCATTCTTGTACTGGGAGAAAGCGGCAGCGGCAAAGAGCTCATTGCCAGGTCCCTGCATTTTTGGAGTACAAGAAAGGATAAGCCTTTTCAAGCGTTAAATTGTGCGGCCTTACCGAATCAACTTGTCGAAAGTGAGTTGTTTGGTCACGAAAAGGGAGCGTTTACGGGAGCGACAGGTGCCAAAATGGGTTTAATTGAAATCGCTGAAGGGGGAACTCTTTTTCTAGACGAAATTGCCGAGATGGAATTGAGTACTCAGGCTAAATTGCTCAGATTGCTGGAATATGGTGAATATTTTCGTGTGGGAGCTACCCGATCCCGTAAAGTCAAGTTGCGAGTAGTCGCCGCGACCAATAAGAAACTGGAAGAAGAAGTTGCGGCTGGACGGTTTCGGGAGGATTTGTATCATCGGTTAAATGTGGTGCAAATAGAGGTACCTCCCTTACGAAATCATAGAGAGGATATTCCTTTGCTGGCAGACTATCTACTAACCAAGAAATGCCTGAAAAATAAAACTCTGAGCCCGGAGGCTCTCGGAGTGCTGTTAGACTATGATTTTCCGGGAAATGTCAGAGAACTGGCCAATATTCTTGAACGTGGTTCGTTACTTTCCTACGGTTCAACGATCGAAGCGGAGCATTTATTTCATCCTCAAATGAAAAAGAGGATAACCATTCCTAAAGAGGGGATGGAGAGGGAGGTTCCTGACTTGGGAGACGTCGATCTTTCTCTGGCGAACTGCGAACGTCAACATATTCTAAAGGTACTGAAAATGACAGGGGGGAATAAGACAAAAGCAGCCCAGGAATTGAAAATCGGTCTTAAAACCTTGTATCGCAAAGTAAAAGAGTATGGGATCGAATCCCTGGGATAAAAAAACCTGAAGGAGAATTCTCCAGGATTTTGCTTTCGACGTTCACTCCATAAGCCGCGCAGAGCAATCTAATCGCTCAAGACCTCCGCTGCGTCGGGTGCGGCTCCTGCCTCATAGCCGGTTGGAAACGTCCTGTTTCCAACCCGATTCCGCTGCTGTCTTTTTGCGAAGATTGCTTACCTGCTCGCTTAGAATTCGTTCTCTGCCTTAAAGCAAAATCCTTGGGTTGCCTTACAGGCCTGAGCAGTGTAGCTACACAGCCCCAAAGACCCGCAAGCGTAGCTTTGCGCACAAAAGCGAACGGATTTAGCGGAGGGGCGGTCAGGTTAAGGTCGCTTTCTTAACGTAGTGTAGCCATCGGTTAACATGCAGAAAGTAGCGGGGTTTGGCGAAGCTGTTAAGTAAGCGAGTTAACCAGCCCTGGAGCTATGGAGAACGTGAGTCTCCGATCAAGAAACCTTCCAGTGGAAGGTTTCAGGAGATCACGCCCGAAGGTGCGTTGCGCGTAAAGCTACTCGACCCGGTCAAAATGCCCATGCTTGTCATTTTGACCGGGTCATTTTGCGCTTTTTGCCGGGCGGTGAGGCTTACACTTGTGATTATTACCTCTAATACGAGTTGGCAAGCTTTTTGCATTAATGATAGGATGCTGTCTTAATTATTATGCAGAAAGGATGATTTATCTATGAAGCGTCGTGATTTTATCAAGCTCACAGCAGCTGCGGGTATTGTCACAGCAAGCGGCCTCGGTTATGACAGAATGATTATAGCCGAACAGCCTCCAGGGTTTATACCGAAAAAGACCAGCAGTCAGGAGGTAGAGGCAAGAATCGATTTAACGTTGGGGAGTGTGGAGGTTAACCCCAATATTTTAATGAGAAATAGTGCTTGTCTGGGTTGCTACAGTTCATGTGGAAACAGAGTAAAAATAAATAAGGAGACAGGGCTGGCAACCCGGGTTATGGGCAATCCTTATAATCCTTCCAGTGCTCAGCCCCATCTCTCCATGAAGACTTCTCTCCTGGATTCCTATCTGTCTTTCAGTACCTATCGGGACATGGGGAATGAGGGTAGAGCGGCTTTATGCGCCAGAGGAAATGCAACCTTGACAGCGCATCATGATCCCAACCGAATTTTAGTTCCCCTCAAACGCGCGGATAAGCGGGGAGAAGCCAAATGGCAGCCTATCACTTGGGAAGAAGCGGTCAAGGAAACGGTGGAGGGGGGCACTCCATTTGCCCATCTGGGAGAAACAGCTCCTATTGAGGGGATAAAGAATGTTTATAACCCTAATGCCCCAATGGATACGTCGAATCCTGAATTAGGACCCAAATCATTTCAACTGGTTCACTTCGGAGGACGGGGAGATGGACGGACTGCCTTTGCCGGCCGTTTTACCGGTGCTTTTGGTACCCCCAATAATTTTGGCCACGGCTACACCTGAGGGGGTTCGAAAATACCTGCGGGTCAGGTACTAGCAAGCGGTCAAAATATGAGACCGGATGTAAACCATGCGGAGTTTATCCTATATATCGGGGCCTTTCCCGGTCATAGTGGAAAGCCCATGTCTACTATTGCAAGGCAGGTCGCCAAGCAAACAGGTGAAGGGAAACTCAAAGTAGTCGTAGTCGATCCGGTTTTGTGCGGTGGTGCCATTTCTCCTGTTGGTAAAAATACGAAATGGATTCCCATCAAACCGACAACGGATTCAGCCTTTATTATGGGAATGCTGCACTGGATTATTGATAATCAGCGCTATAATGAAGATTATTTAAGTTCTCCTCATCTGGATGCCGCCAAGAGCAAAGGATTTGCCAGCTGGTGCAATGCCTCTCATCTTGTGATCGTGGATGAGAATCATCCCAACAACCGCAAGCTCTTGCGGGCAGAGGATTTGGGTTTGGAAGTGCCTCCCAACGCCAATCCGGCGAAAAAAGTGGATTATTTCATGGTCATCGACCCGGAGACGAACCAGCCTGTCCTCTATAATCAAGTGTCCAGAGCTGATCTGGTCTTTGACGGGGAAGTACAGGATAAGTCCGGTGGGTCTATACGGGTTAAAACGGCTTTTGCACTTTTAAAAGAAAGTGTCTTCAGTCAAGGAATTGCTGATTACTCCAAAATATGTAAAGTGCCTGAAGAGATAATCATTGAAATAGCCAGAGAGTTTACATCCCATGGAACTAAAGTTGCGGTCGATGGAA
Coding sequences within it:
- a CDS encoding sigma-54-dependent transcriptional regulator; translated protein: MKLLIVEDEVDYATLLKQRLARKKINIDLAHTIEQALDWLGKVSYDVILLDQRLPDGEGLSLLTHAKETDPFVEVVVLTGHGSLETAIQSIKQGAYDYLTKPCNTTKLEFTLTQAYEKKRLAEQAAGLSEALRRQTGSEPIIGQSPEIKGLIHMVEKVKDSEATILVLGESGSGKELIARSLHFWSTRKDKPFQALNCAALPNQLVESELFGHEKGAFTGATGAKMGLIEIAEGGTLFLDEIAEMELSTQAKLLRLLEYGEYFRVGATRSRKVKLRVVAATNKKLEEEVAAGRFREDLYHRLNVVQIEVPPLRNHREDIPLLADYLLTKKCLKNKTLSPEALGVLLDYDFPGNVRELANILERGSLLSYGSTIEAEHLFHPQMKKRITIPKEGMEREVPDLGDVDLSLANCERQHILKVLKMTGGNKTKAAQELKIGLKTLYRKVKEYGIESLG